A genome region from Methanobacterium subterraneum includes the following:
- a CDS encoding ATP-binding protein, which produces MKIDEGTKVEFKEEMNDSAYKTLAAFVNTEGGHLFLGISDDKKIRGVNCSEPFFRDLTDKIVNNIGVHPRINCLDYNGRKVLAIEVKKGNLSSYRGKYYQRVGSTTRLMHEEDLKNLFLLKTNWDSMTGDYDLDKIDVETVNKFFSMARKSGRLKSAECSDDISLTLEKLNLIIDGKLTNAGYILFSEGPQQFFTNTVVRVGRFKDEITIIGDRLIEGNLFNQVAEAEEAIKNFINVRYEITGEELMRNDVWDYPLPAIREILLNAIVHRNYHLHNMQTQIRVYDDRIWFHNAGGLPEGMNMDLLKSSHRSVARNPLISKIFYLAGLIEEYGTGIKRIIDSMKEANLVEPVFKEEMGGFSVYIRKNLYDESYFQEQGLNKRQIRIMMYVMDKGSIKIEDCHKISPAVGERTHQRDLNILIERQLLIKRGGSKNILYERSI; this is translated from the coding sequence ATGAAAATAGATGAGGGGACCAAGGTAGAATTCAAGGAAGAAATGAATGATTCTGCCTATAAAACACTGGCTGCATTTGTGAACACTGAGGGAGGTCATCTCTTCCTGGGAATATCAGATGATAAAAAAATACGAGGAGTTAACTGCTCAGAACCGTTTTTCAGGGATCTTACTGATAAAATTGTAAATAATATTGGTGTGCATCCTCGAATAAATTGTTTGGATTATAATGGGAGGAAAGTTTTGGCCATAGAAGTTAAAAAAGGAAATCTAAGCTCTTATCGGGGTAAATATTATCAAAGAGTGGGAAGTACCACCCGTCTTATGCATGAGGAAGACTTGAAGAATTTATTTCTACTGAAAACTAACTGGGATTCAATGACTGGTGATTATGACCTGGATAAGATTGATGTAGAAACCGTTAATAAATTCTTTTCCATGGCAAGAAAAAGTGGTAGGCTAAAATCAGCCGAATGTTCGGATGATATTTCACTGACACTGGAGAAACTTAACTTAATCATAGATGGGAAATTAACCAACGCAGGGTATATTTTATTTAGTGAGGGTCCTCAGCAATTCTTTACCAATACAGTGGTAAGGGTGGGGAGATTCAAAGATGAAATAACAATCATTGGAGATCGTTTGATTGAAGGCAACCTTTTTAATCAAGTGGCTGAGGCTGAAGAGGCCATAAAAAATTTCATCAATGTTCGGTACGAGATAACTGGTGAAGAATTGATGCGTAATGATGTATGGGATTATCCTCTCCCTGCGATTCGAGAAATTTTACTTAACGCCATAGTACATCGCAATTATCATCTGCATAATATGCAGACTCAGATTCGTGTCTATGATGATCGTATATGGTTTCATAATGCAGGGGGACTTCCGGAAGGAATGAACATGGATCTTTTGAAAAGTTCCCATCGGTCTGTGGCTCGAAATCCCCTTATATCCAAGATATTCTACTTGGCTGGTTTAATTGAAGAATATGGGACCGGGATTAAACGTATTATTGATTCAATGAAAGAAGCAAATCTGGTTGAACCAGTTTTCAAAGAGGAAATGGGAGGATTCTCGGTTTATATTCGGAAAAATTTATATGATGAGAGTTATTTCCAGGAACAAGGTCTAAATAAAAGGCAAATTAGGATAATGATGTATGTGATGGATAAAGGCAGTATTAAAATTGAAGATTGCCATAAAATATCACCTGCTGTTGGTGAAAGGACACATCAAAGGGATTTGAACATTCTAATTGAAAGACAATTATTGATTAAAAGAGGGGGATCAAAAAATATCCTTTATGAAAGATCAATATGA
- a CDS encoding SWIM zinc finger family protein, with protein MNKPSLEELKNVFGSKSYSRGFNYYKNGHVCLGVKKDDKLWGKVYGTGSAPYKVKVDVSDKIYSRCSCPVGSMCKHGVALLLKWINCKEDFLDIDLFKSNLRDKRKDELLDMILSVVVDDPFKITLFTSSKIKTEKVVDLDAIKKRVNYTNLDYYDHNPAYKVVNELEPVKNLAQNLKPEDAVYVYIILINKCLELYLEIQDAYDLEDLIEECVEDCCNSLKLFDGEKPIYLKEIIDLVLLEDYGFDVENMLFAMATKNNIQIIVEELQAEIKQLEGAKSSNQYNRGKLINLIYHLYCYLGLNEEAVIAISKMELENKDDYLRLGKALVSAKRYEEAAKYIQEGVMLEDVDFRLDVLFFNTLNQLDVDKWNDINLDLLKTVAVRLLNTVNGSDKTYTSIKEVFKKVNKYDELINIIKTDCSDDNKVSILLYDGYLDDAIKYAISSTSISSDTLIKTARSAKDNQKIEDAIYLTIKAMKNPWIDVDDALIELIELTVELTSEEKLKDMIDHVEKVDVAKILALKLLNRDEEYAYELLLKILNHLQKAEIKSYAKKLSKEHTINLSQKWIQQRVNRSHIHYNDAIVMLKMLEQLMGENEFRIYYYNFSRKNQGKKKLIDKIGFLEPEIV; from the coding sequence ATGAATAAACCCTCTTTAGAAGAATTAAAAAACGTATTTGGTAGTAAAAGTTATAGTAGGGGTTTTAATTATTATAAAAATGGCCATGTGTGTTTAGGTGTCAAAAAAGATGATAAATTATGGGGTAAAGTTTATGGTACCGGATCTGCTCCTTACAAAGTCAAGGTAGATGTTAGTGATAAAATATATTCAAGATGTAGCTGTCCTGTGGGGTCTATGTGTAAACACGGTGTTGCGCTCCTTTTAAAGTGGATTAATTGTAAAGAAGATTTTCTAGATATTGACTTATTTAAAAGCAATTTAAGAGATAAAAGGAAAGATGAACTTTTAGATATGATATTATCAGTTGTAGTTGATGATCCATTTAAAATTACATTGTTTACATCTTCAAAAATTAAAACTGAGAAGGTAGTAGATTTAGATGCAATAAAAAAACGTGTCAACTATACTAACTTAGATTACTATGACCACAATCCAGCTTATAAGGTAGTTAATGAACTTGAACCGGTAAAAAATTTAGCCCAAAACTTAAAACCAGAGGATGCAGTTTACGTCTATATTATTTTAATAAATAAGTGTTTAGAGCTTTACCTGGAAATACAAGATGCATATGATTTGGAAGATCTTATTGAAGAATGTGTAGAAGATTGTTGTAATTCTTTAAAGCTTTTTGATGGTGAAAAACCGATATATCTAAAAGAGATAATTGATTTGGTGCTTTTAGAAGATTACGGTTTTGATGTTGAAAATATGCTATTTGCCATGGCCACAAAAAACAACATCCAGATCATAGTTGAAGAGTTACAGGCAGAAATAAAACAATTAGAGGGTGCAAAATCATCTAATCAATATAATCGTGGAAAATTAATCAACCTCATTTATCACCTCTATTGTTATTTAGGTCTTAATGAGGAAGCAGTAATTGCAATCTCCAAGATGGAACTTGAAAATAAGGATGATTATCTAAGGCTGGGGAAAGCATTAGTATCCGCAAAGCGATATGAAGAGGCAGCAAAGTATATTCAAGAGGGCGTGATGCTGGAAGATGTAGACTTTAGATTGGATGTACTATTTTTTAACACTTTAAATCAACTAGATGTGGATAAATGGAATGATATAAATCTAGATTTACTTAAAACAGTAGCTGTAAGATTGTTAAATACAGTGAATGGTTCAGATAAAACTTATACCTCTATAAAGGAGGTGTTTAAAAAGGTGAATAAATATGATGAACTCATCAATATCATAAAAACAGATTGCTCGGATGATAACAAAGTCTCAATTCTATTATATGATGGATATCTTGACGATGCAATAAAATATGCAATATCTTCAACCAGTATAAGTTCTGATACTTTAATTAAAACCGCCAGATCTGCAAAAGATAATCAAAAAATTGAAGATGCCATATATTTAACCATAAAAGCCATGAAAAATCCCTGGATAGATGTGGATGATGCGTTAATTGAACTTATAGAATTAACTGTTGAATTAACAAGTGAAGAAAAGCTAAAAGATATGATCGATCACGTAGAAAAGGTGGATGTAGCTAAAATACTAGCCCTGAAACTTTTAAATCGAGATGAGGAATACGCCTATGAGTTACTTTTAAAAATATTAAATCATCTCCAAAAAGCAGAAATAAAAAGCTATGCAAAAAAATTAAGCAAGGAACATACCATCAATCTTTCTCAAAAATGGATACAACAAAGAGTTAACCGTTCACATATCCACTATAATGATGCCATTGTAATGTTAAAGATGCTGGAACAGTTGATGGGTGAAAATGAGTTTAGAATTTACTATTATAATTTTTCCCGGAAAAATCAGGGAAAAAAGAAATTAATAGATAAAATAGGGTTTTTAGAGCCAGAAATTGTATAA
- a CDS encoding nucleotidyltransferase domain-containing protein → MVNSRSKGEIKALTSDLKKVLKELYGDRLMEIILYGSFARDEAKADSDIDIAIVLKGSVDKFQELDRLHEETYHLALKYGELISFYPISQEDLKDTEWPLHYYIQKEGVKV, encoded by the coding sequence ATGGTTAATAGTCGTTCAAAAGGAGAGATTAAAGCACTTACCTCTGACCTTAAAAAGGTTTTAAAGGAACTTTATGGGGATAGGCTGATGGAAATAATCCTTTATGGTTCATTTGCCCGGGATGAAGCAAAGGCGGATTCTGATATCGACATTGCCATAGTCCTCAAAGGCAGCGTAGATAAGTTTCAGGAATTGGACCGATTACATGAAGAGACCTATCACTTAGCACTAAAATATGGAGAACTTATCTCTTTTTATCCAATATCTCAAGAGGATCTTAAAGATACAGAATGGCCCCTTCATTACTATATTCAGAAGGAGGGTGTCAAAGTTTGA
- a CDS encoding Fic family protein has protein sequence MEVSLKKDALLKSAHHSTAIEGNPLSLDQVDKLAKGIGIQGQKRAMQEVLNYLNVLKNMDKYIEDGKITEKNVLKLHENITHYTLEYTYLEGQYRSEPVYVVNREGDIVFTPPNANLVPGQMEDLLEWINNSSGELNAVVSAGIIHYEFVRIHPFAGGNGRTGRALAAIYLYLRGFDVDFTLDEYYHSDRQAYYHALNSVDQKTQDLTDWLLYFLEGFLTSLSEIKDRIMLFPPGAPTKIKLTEKMLKILEYLHLNGSITNSEVQKLLNISRQGAYKYLRSLMDKGIIEKKGGSRSTYYILR, from the coding sequence ATGGAAGTATCACTTAAAAAAGATGCGCTTCTTAAATCAGCACATCACTCCACTGCAATTGAAGGCAATCCCTTATCCTTAGATCAGGTGGATAAACTGGCTAAGGGAATTGGAATACAGGGACAGAAGAGGGCTATGCAGGAAGTTTTAAACTATCTAAATGTGCTTAAAAATATGGATAAATATATTGAAGACGGGAAAATTACAGAGAAGAACGTTTTAAAGCTTCATGAGAATATAACTCATTACACCCTGGAATATACTTATCTTGAAGGCCAGTACCGGAGTGAACCGGTTTATGTTGTAAACCGGGAAGGTGATATTGTTTTTACTCCCCCCAATGCTAATCTGGTGCCGGGCCAAATGGAGGACCTCCTGGAATGGATCAATAACTCATCTGGTGAATTAAATGCAGTTGTTTCTGCAGGTATAATTCATTATGAGTTTGTAAGGATACATCCCTTTGCTGGTGGTAATGGGAGAACAGGCAGGGCACTTGCAGCGATTTACCTGTACCTGAGGGGATTTGATGTTGATTTTACCCTGGATGAATACTACCATAGTGACCGACAGGCATACTACCATGCCCTGAACTCAGTTGATCAAAAGACTCAGGATCTAACTGATTGGCTCTTATATTTCCTGGAAGGATTTTTAACTTCTTTATCTGAAATTAAGGATAGGATAATGCTGTTTCCCCCAGGTGCACCAACGAAAATAAAATTAACCGAAAAAATGTTGAAAATCTTAGAATACCTACACTTAAACGGAAGCATCACCAATTCAGAAGTCCAGAAACTCTTAAATATCTCTCGCCAGGGAGCTTATAAATATTTACGGAGCTTAATGGATAAGGGTATTATAGAGAAGAAGGGTGGAAGCCGGTCCACCTATTATATTTTAAGGTAG
- a CDS encoding nuclease-related domain-containing protein: protein MSYLVCYKCDVYYEVETEEELQELTHCECGEKLVFFENLEDSYTDPESLYEALEEADDAYIDLEEAHSEHKEPENVGNPHVRETISNGTTFTEKKASQYQKSYQNGELLTYAGVILFLISLFAIFLTLNIFYVMLTLAGVFLGVYGNSLTTQSKKDGYSWEKGLEGEKMVADYLNTLPKDYFVYNDVMLPGKGGNIDHIVIGPTGIYVIETKNYSGKYRIKGDQWLYYKNDSPMVINYNLGIQVRKNTRDLVNFLGEKGISTNGSWITGLVAFICPDFRVLETPTNYKVLLPKTVPEYILNGRKENNMDLLGRAALELESCCVELSLAR from the coding sequence ATGTCATACCTAGTCTGCTATAAATGCGATGTGTACTACGAAGTGGAAACTGAAGAAGAACTCCAAGAATTAACCCACTGCGAATGTGGTGAAAAACTGGTTTTCTTTGAAAATTTAGAAGACTCATACACTGACCCAGAATCTCTTTATGAAGCTTTAGAAGAGGCAGATGATGCATATATTGATCTTGAAGAAGCACACAGTGAACATAAGGAACCCGAAAATGTGGGTAACCCGCATGTGCGGGAAACCATATCCAACGGAACAACCTTCACTGAGAAGAAAGCATCTCAGTATCAAAAAAGCTATCAAAATGGAGAACTACTAACCTATGCCGGGGTTATACTTTTTCTAATATCACTCTTTGCCATCTTCCTAACATTGAACATTTTCTATGTCATGTTAACACTGGCCGGTGTATTCCTGGGTGTCTACGGTAACTCCCTAACCACTCAGAGCAAAAAAGATGGTTACAGCTGGGAAAAGGGACTGGAAGGGGAAAAAATGGTGGCTGATTATTTAAATACCTTACCCAAGGATTACTTTGTCTACAACGATGTGATGTTACCAGGTAAGGGTGGAAACATCGATCATATTGTAATCGGACCCACTGGCATCTACGTCATTGAAACCAAAAACTACTCCGGAAAGTACCGCATAAAGGGTGACCAATGGTTATACTATAAAAATGATTCTCCCATGGTGATTAACTATAATCTCGGAATCCAGGTTCGAAAAAACACCAGGGATCTAGTTAACTTTCTGGGTGAAAAAGGTATATCCACCAATGGATCATGGATAACTGGTCTGGTGGCATTCATCTGCCCGGATTTCCGGGTACTGGAAACTCCTACTAATTATAAAGTTCTATTACCTAAGACCGTACCCGAGTACATATTGAATGGCAGAAAAGAAAATAATATGGATTTATTGGGTAGAGCTGCCCTGGAACTGGAATCATGCTGTGTGGAGCTTAGTCTAGCACGTTAG